From Calothrix sp. PCC 6303, a single genomic window includes:
- a CDS encoding ISL3 family transposase: MTQKRSIKVLTELLDLKDIKVTSQRIYNGIGIILQTESTKSYSICPHCGTKSEKLHQNHSHIIKDLPFSEKPVFLEVNRRQFKCYQCQKPFSEELYYAKKKRTYTNRLAQKIIQDVLESDIHSVASKGIVTTEEIERMLKDASEELCDSKPSNLKRLGIDEIALVKGKGDYCAVLVDLDASKLLAILNGRTQDKIKEALSGWGLEVLQQIEEVSIDLWQGYKNLVMELMPNAQVVADRFHVMTQINKELDTQRKRERRSIEEQIKETKSESEKAEYEIILAGLKNSKYSLLKNEDNLTDEQVVKLREVKRVSPVLKEMHDFKEKIRKIFNLTDHWYTGVFKLGMWLSKAKKYFPRSNNTIIRWFDEIIAYFDNGTTSGTVEGINNKLKLIKRSGYGFRNFQNFKIRCLLNWT; this comes from the coding sequence ATGACTCAGAAAAGAAGTATAAAAGTTCTGACAGAACTTCTGGATTTAAAAGATATAAAAGTCACTTCACAGCGCATTTACAATGGAATTGGGATTATTTTACAAACTGAGTCAACAAAATCATACAGTATTTGCCCTCATTGTGGGACAAAAAGCGAAAAATTACATCAAAACCATAGCCATATTATTAAAGACTTACCTTTTAGTGAGAAGCCAGTATTCTTAGAAGTAAATAGACGACAATTTAAGTGTTATCAGTGTCAAAAACCATTTAGTGAGGAATTGTATTATGCAAAAAAGAAGAGGACTTACACAAATCGACTAGCACAAAAAATAATACAAGATGTTTTAGAAAGTGATATTCATAGTGTCGCATCAAAAGGCATTGTCACAACTGAAGAGATAGAACGAATGTTAAAGGATGCATCGGAAGAATTATGTGATTCCAAACCATCAAACTTAAAAAGGCTTGGAATTGACGAAATTGCTTTAGTCAAAGGCAAAGGTGATTACTGTGCAGTATTAGTAGACTTAGATGCATCTAAATTACTTGCGATTTTGAATGGAAGAACACAAGATAAAATCAAAGAAGCTCTTTCTGGATGGGGATTAGAAGTCTTACAGCAAATAGAAGAGGTCAGTATTGATTTGTGGCAAGGTTATAAAAACTTAGTTATGGAATTAATGCCCAATGCCCAAGTAGTTGCAGATAGATTTCACGTTATGACACAAATAAACAAAGAACTAGACACGCAAAGAAAAAGGGAAAGAAGAAGTATTGAAGAGCAAATCAAAGAAACCAAGTCAGAATCAGAAAAAGCTGAGTATGAAATCATTTTAGCTGGCTTGAAAAATAGTAAATATTCCTTACTTAAGAATGAAGATAATTTAACTGACGAACAAGTAGTAAAGCTCAGAGAAGTTAAAAGAGTATCTCCAGTTTTGAAAGAAATGCATGATTTTAAAGAAAAAATTAGAAAAATATTTAACCTGACTGATCATTGGTACACAGGAGTTTTTAAGCTAGGAATGTGGTTGTCAAAAGCAAAGAAATACTTTCCTCGTAGCAATAATACTATTATTCGCTGGTTTGATGAAATTATCGCTTATTTTGATAATGGAACAACAAGTGGAACAGTAGAAGGAATTAATAATAAACTTAAGCTGATAAAACGCTCTGGATATGGATTCAGAAATTTTCAAAATTTCAAGATTAGATGCTTGTTAAATTGGACTTAG
- a CDS encoding ISL3 family transposase — protein MKFSVEQILNLPGIKVLNCQDIEGLGLIIEIQVDSKSSKCPRCGKASHSIHQHHWRNIKDLPWSNQQVILRIDRRQFRCKNCQKLFSEDLDFVDKQRGYTKRFAIEIVKQVLDSNIRSVAERNDLSESEIQSMLDSLESDISFETSEIKRLGIDEISLIKGQGNYLGVLVDLDRRKPIDIVESRRQSEMTQALQSMGNEVLEQIEEVSIDLWKPYKSLVKELMPNAEVTIDRFHVMKQVNDELDAARKQQKKEANSLKNKLDRDRILAGLLKSKYSLLKNEDSLNETQKEKLKAVQNVSPTLSKMHELKEKFRNIFNTAESWGDGVLKLLDWMYDSSLYFPKTIRTIFRWFGDIVGYFEQRTTSGTVEGINNKLKLVKRLGYGFRNFANFRLRCLLSWHFSVKFP, from the coding sequence ATGAAGTTTTCCGTAGAGCAAATTCTGAATTTACCAGGGATAAAAGTATTAAATTGTCAAGATATTGAAGGCTTAGGATTAATCATAGAAATACAAGTTGACTCCAAATCTTCTAAATGTCCAAGATGTGGTAAAGCTAGTCATAGTATACATCAGCATCATTGGCGTAATATTAAAGACTTGCCATGGAGTAATCAGCAAGTAATATTAAGAATTGATCGTCGTCAATTTAGGTGCAAAAATTGTCAAAAATTATTTAGTGAGGATTTAGATTTTGTCGATAAACAACGAGGATATACTAAAAGATTTGCAATAGAAATAGTGAAACAAGTGTTAGACAGTAACATTCGTAGTGTTGCAGAGAGAAATGATTTAAGTGAATCAGAAATTCAATCGATGCTAGATTCTTTAGAATCAGATATCAGTTTTGAGACAAGTGAAATAAAGCGTCTAGGTATAGATGAAATTTCTTTAATTAAAGGTCAAGGTAATTATTTAGGAGTATTGGTAGATTTAGACAGAAGAAAACCAATTGATATTGTTGAGTCACGTCGTCAATCAGAAATGACTCAAGCTTTGCAGAGTATGGGCAATGAGGTTTTAGAGCAAATTGAAGAAGTTAGTATAGACTTGTGGAAACCATATAAAAGTTTAGTCAAAGAGTTGATGCCAAATGCAGAAGTAACTATTGATAGATTTCATGTAATGAAACAGGTAAATGATGAATTAGATGCAGCGCGTAAACAGCAAAAAAAAGAAGCAAATTCCCTCAAGAATAAATTAGATAGAGATCGAATATTGGCGGGATTATTAAAAAGTAAATATAGCTTGTTGAAAAACGAAGATTCTTTAAATGAGACTCAAAAAGAAAAGCTAAAAGCAGTTCAAAATGTATCTCCAACTCTATCAAAAATGCACGAGTTAAAAGAGAAATTCAGAAATATATTTAACACTGCTGAATCATGGGGCGATGGGGTACTAAAATTATTAGATTGGATGTATGATTCGAGTTTATACTTTCCGAAAACTATTAGAACAATTTTTAGATGGTTTGGAGATATAGTTGGTTATTTTGAACAAAGAACAACTAGTGGCACTGTAGAAGGAATTAATAATAAGTTGAAGCTAGTCAAAAGATTAGGATATGGTTTCCGTAATTTCGCAAATTTTAGATTACGCTGCTTATTATCTTGGCACTTTAGTGTTAAATTTCCATAA
- a CDS encoding caspase family protein, translated as MDRNIYVLAVGINNYKSSKIPSLKGCVNDVTALDEFLKKHLVTNEDKLHLKRLIDVQATRQAIIDGFREHLCQATSNDVALFYFSGHGSQENASEEFWHLEPDHLNETLVCWDSRTDGIWDLADKELAKLIAEVSQNHPHFVVILDCCHSGGGTRAENDVSLNAYTGIRTVNTESKERPLSSFIFSDEEINSLLATSNSSNVANRFSLSRGEYILLAACRDNELAREHQSQKRGIFSYFLLDSLQRNSNLTYRDLLKRSNILVRSIYTNQSPQVEATNPVLPIPL; from the coding sequence ATGGATCGCAATATTTATGTTTTAGCTGTTGGAATTAATAATTACAAATCTTCTAAAATTCCTTCATTAAAAGGTTGTGTAAATGATGTTACTGCACTAGATGAATTTTTAAAAAAGCATTTAGTAACGAATGAGGATAAATTACATCTCAAAAGACTGATTGATGTTCAAGCAACTCGTCAAGCAATTATCGATGGTTTCCGGGAACATTTGTGTCAAGCTACAAGCAATGATGTTGCATTATTTTACTTTAGTGGACATGGTTCTCAGGAAAATGCTAGTGAGGAATTTTGGCATTTAGAACCAGACCATTTGAATGAAACTTTGGTGTGTTGGGATAGTCGTACAGATGGTATTTGGGATTTAGCTGATAAGGAGCTTGCCAAATTAATTGCAGAGGTTTCTCAAAATCATCCCCATTTTGTCGTGATTTTGGATTGCTGTCATTCTGGTGGAGGGACACGAGCAGAAAATGATGTATCTTTGAACGCATACACAGGTATACGTACAGTTAATACAGAATCTAAAGAAAGACCACTTTCCAGCTTTATATTTTCAGATGAAGAAATCAATAGTTTACTTGCTACCTCAAATTCTAGTAATGTCGCAAATCGATTTTCTTTATCTAGAGGAGAATATATACTGCTAGCAGCTTGTAGAGATAATGAGTTAGCAAGGGAACATCAAAGCCAAAAAAGAGGAATTTTCTCCTACTTTTTACTTGATAGTCTACAAAGAAATAGTAATTTGACTTACAGAGATTTGTTGAAACGTTCTAATATTTTAGTACGGAGTATTTATACAAATCAATCCCCACAAGTTGAAGCAACAAATCCGGTTCTACCGATCCCCTTATGA
- a CDS encoding DUF1822 family protein codes for MKIIEMNKLHNESGEIIMDANELIFTIPIDGKMFKIAEKFSQQEKNKQKSRTVYLNTLAILAVDFYCKCIGIKTEPSKSHGLDKIMSSLMNTASLFIKDKGLIECRPVLPKEELCEIPPEVLSERIGYMVVEIDEDNRQAKILGFAKSVENEKLSLTKLNSLHDFLLYLHKLEAVSVMEKSTNKVDIVDVAVSQLNTGIVKLSKWFEGLLDGGWEAELAVAKDLAISPVDETEKRESGAAKFIHLQHPSEPVLLILRQTQVNQDEVEIVLRLYPASESIFLLDGIKMTLLDEEDKQIPQLKKQSKANNWLQLRFKGNVGDKFGLKISLGEDSILEKFII; via the coding sequence TTGAAAATTATTGAGATGAATAAATTACACAATGAATCAGGAGAAATAATAATGGATGCCAATGAGTTGATTTTTACGATACCCATTGATGGGAAAATGTTTAAAATTGCTGAAAAATTCAGTCAGCAAGAAAAGAACAAACAAAAATCGCGTACAGTTTATCTGAATACTTTAGCTATATTAGCTGTTGACTTTTACTGCAAGTGCATAGGAATAAAAACAGAACCAAGCAAAAGTCATGGTTTAGATAAAATTATGTCATCTTTAATGAATACAGCTAGCTTGTTTATTAAAGATAAGGGTTTGATTGAGTGTCGTCCTGTACTTCCCAAAGAAGAATTGTGTGAGATCCCACCTGAAGTTTTATCAGAACGTATTGGTTATATGGTGGTAGAAATTGATGAAGATAATAGACAAGCAAAGATATTAGGTTTTGCTAAATCTGTTGAAAATGAGAAATTATCTTTAACGAAATTAAACTCTCTACATGACTTTTTACTTTACCTACACAAATTAGAAGCTGTTTCAGTTATGGAAAAGTCAACTAATAAAGTCGATATAGTTGATGTTGCTGTAAGTCAACTGAACACAGGAATAGTAAAATTGAGCAAATGGTTTGAAGGTTTATTAGATGGTGGATGGGAAGCAGAATTAGCCGTTGCAAAAGATTTAGCCATTTCTCCTGTAGATGAAACAGAAAAAAGAGAATCTGGTGCTGCCAAATTTATACATCTGCAACATCCCTCAGAACCAGTTTTGCTAATATTGCGTCAAACACAAGTCAATCAAGATGAAGTTGAGATTGTCTTAAGACTTTACCCTGCTAGTGAATCAATATTTTTACTAGATGGAATCAAGATGACATTGTTAGATGAGGAAGATAAACAAATTCCCCAACTTAAAAAACAATCAAAAGCAAATAACTGGTTACAGCTTAGATTCAAAGGAAATGTAGGGGATAAATTTGGTTTAAAAATTAGTCTTGGAGAAGATAGTATCTTAGAAAAATTTATTATCTAG